Proteins co-encoded in one Myotis daubentonii chromosome 8, mMyoDau2.1, whole genome shotgun sequence genomic window:
- the VAPB gene encoding vesicle-associated membrane protein-associated protein B/C, whose protein sequence is MAKVEQVLSLEPQHELKFRGPFTDVVTTNLKLGNPTDRNVCFKVKTTAPRRYCVRPNSGIIDAGAAINVSVMLQPFDYDPNEKSKHKFMVQSMFAPTDTSDMEAVWKEAKPEDLMDSKLRCVFELPAENDKPHDVEINKIISTTASKTETSMVSKSLSSSLDDTEVKKVMEECKRLQGEVQRLREENRQFKEEDGLRMRKTAQSNSPIPALATAGKEEGLSTRLLALVVLFFIVGVIIGKIAL, encoded by the exons GTCCCTTCACTGATGTTGTCACCACCAACCTAAAGCTTGGCAACCCAACAGACCGAAACGTGTGTTTCAAAGTGAAGACCACAGCACCACGTAGGTACTGCGTGAGGCCCAACAGTGGGATCATTGATGCAGGGGCTGCGATTAATGTATCTG tgATGTTACAGCCTTTCGATTATGACCCCAATGAGAAAAGTAAACACAAGTTTATGGTTCAGTCTATGTTTGCGCCAACTGACACTTCTGATATGGAAGCAGTA tggaAGGAGGCAAAACCGGAAGACCTTATGGATTCAAAACTTAGATGTGTGTTTGAATTGCCAGCAGAAAATGATAAACCA CATgatgtagaaataaataaaattatatccaCAACTGCAtcaaagacagaaacatcaatggtgtcTAAATCTCTGAGCTCTTCTTTGGATGATACTGAAGTTAAGAAGGTGATGGAAGAATGTAAGAGGCTGCAAGGTGAAGTCCAGAGGCTGCGGGAAGAGAACAGACAGTTCAAG GAAGAAGATGGACTTCGGATGAGGAAGACGGCGCAGAGCAACAGCCCCATTCCTGCATTGGCCAcggcagggaaggaggagggcctCAGCACCCGGCTGCTTGCGCTGGTAGTCCTGTTCTTCATCGTCGGTGTCATCATAGGGAAGATCGCCTTGTAG